From Bacillus sp. FSL K6-3431, the proteins below share one genomic window:
- a CDS encoding VOC family protein, which translates to MKIIVTSIFVQDQDKALEFYTETLGFAKKHDVPVGEFRWIALVSPDDQDGTELLLEPNNHPAAKEYQEEISAEGIPATMFGVADVREEYKRLIKHGVKFTIEPTEMGEVTLAVFDDTCGNLIQIVQK; encoded by the coding sequence ATGAAAATCATTGTTACCAGTATCTTCGTTCAAGATCAAGACAAGGCATTGGAGTTTTATACAGAAACGCTAGGCTTTGCAAAAAAGCATGACGTTCCCGTCGGAGAATTTAGGTGGATAGCCCTTGTATCTCCCGATGATCAAGACGGTACCGAGCTTTTGCTCGAACCGAATAACCATCCGGCTGCCAAAGAGTATCAAGAGGAGATATCTGCCGAAGGCATCCCAGCAACAATGTTTGGCGTTGCAGATGTTCGCGAAGAATACAAACGATTAATCAAACACGGAGTGAAGTTTACTATAGAGCCGACAGAAATGGGCGAAGTCACATTGGCTGTCTTCGATGATACATGCGGCAACCTTATTCAGATTGTGCAAAAGTAA
- a CDS encoding phosphotransferase family protein codes for MKHLFGQEWEIIPAGGATGEAFFATNDQEKLFLKRNSSPFLAVLSAEGIVPKLIWTKRMENGDVITAQQCLDGREFKPKDMTEERAAELLKKIHESLPLLKMLERMGKSPTIPATMFEEVNASLDDEFKSNRVVQSSLSFLKKEIEKITCDEWSVCHGDVNHNNWLLTDTDDLYLIDWDGAMIADPALDLGLLLYWYIPRDKWHQWLRMYGRELSPSLELRMKWYVVADTLSSIQWHKSKERYEEMQHWLDYLSKLILAK; via the coding sequence GTGAAACATTTATTTGGGCAGGAATGGGAGATCATCCCTGCTGGCGGAGCGACAGGAGAAGCTTTTTTCGCAACTAATGATCAAGAAAAGTTGTTTTTGAAGCGGAATTCATCTCCTTTTCTTGCAGTTTTATCAGCGGAAGGAATTGTTCCAAAATTAATATGGACGAAACGAATGGAAAACGGTGATGTAATCACTGCTCAGCAATGTTTAGATGGCCGAGAATTTAAACCAAAAGATATGACAGAAGAGAGAGCGGCTGAATTACTAAAAAAGATCCATGAATCTTTACCATTACTGAAAATGTTAGAAAGAATGGGTAAATCCCCTACTATTCCTGCTACTATGTTTGAGGAAGTAAACGCTAGTTTGGACGACGAATTCAAGTCTAACAGGGTTGTTCAATCATCACTTTCTTTTTTGAAAAAAGAAATAGAAAAGATTACTTGTGATGAATGGTCCGTTTGTCATGGTGATGTAAATCATAACAACTGGTTATTAACAGATACGGATGATCTTTATTTAATTGATTGGGATGGGGCGATGATTGCTGATCCCGCCTTAGATCTCGGTTTATTGTTATATTGGTACATTCCCCGCGATAAATGGCATCAGTGGTTAAGGATGTATGGCAGAGAACTATCACCAAGTTTAGAACTGCGTATGAAATGGTATGTGGTAGCTGATACGTTATCATCAATCCAATGGCATAAGAGTAAAGAAAGATATGAAGAAATGCAGCATTGGCTAGATTATTTGTCTAAGCTTATTTTAGCTAAGTGA
- a CDS encoding ArsR/SmtB family transcription factor, with product MNWDKEAIFKALGDSTRRLILDELSERNELTLYELTVGLIMKHDLSISRQAIAKHLSALEDAGLVKSKRKGKYRVLIFNNEPLKNLLKGWIQ from the coding sequence ATGAATTGGGACAAAGAAGCTATATTCAAAGCACTTGGCGATTCGACTCGGCGGCTTATATTAGACGAACTTTCCGAACGCAACGAGCTGACGTTGTATGAACTTACGGTAGGCCTCATTATGAAGCATGACCTTTCCATTTCGCGACAGGCGATAGCTAAACATCTTTCTGCATTGGAAGATGCAGGGCTCGTAAAATCAAAACGAAAGGGAAAATATCGAGTACTAATATTCAACAACGAACCACTTAAAAATTTGTTGAAAGGATGGATACAGTAA
- a CDS encoding metal-dependent hydrolase: MDTATHVVMGIAIGGLATLDPVVAENAVNTQSVLVAAIIGSQIPDIDTFLKLRNNAVYIRNHRGITHSIPAVLLWPLIVTALVTMFYPESNLLHLWLWSFLAVFLHVFVDIFNAYGTQALRPFSAKWVALGTINTFDPIIFGLHILGIILWIVGTPPGYTFVVMYIVIIFYYILRFIMQRTVRSAVLKTIPDANEIIIAPTMRFNQWRLAIISNNYFYVGRAFKRSITIFDKFHRVPVPDSSIIVAARADKNISAFLSFSPIYRWEITEFDGYYEVRFIDLRYRSNGHYPFVAIVQLDLNLEMITSYTGWIFSEEKLRKKLNIVTD; the protein is encoded by the coding sequence TTGGATACAGCCACACATGTTGTTATGGGAATCGCTATCGGCGGTTTAGCTACATTAGACCCAGTAGTAGCCGAAAATGCTGTAAATACGCAAAGCGTTCTAGTTGCCGCGATAATCGGGTCTCAAATACCGGATATAGATACGTTTTTAAAATTAAGAAACAATGCAGTTTATATACGTAATCATAGAGGCATCACGCACTCTATACCAGCAGTTCTGCTTTGGCCTCTTATTGTGACCGCGCTTGTAACAATGTTTTATCCAGAATCCAATTTACTACATTTATGGTTATGGTCATTTTTAGCAGTATTTTTACATGTGTTTGTCGATATTTTCAACGCCTATGGTACACAAGCTCTGCGGCCATTTTCAGCAAAATGGGTGGCCCTTGGTACGATTAATACATTCGATCCAATAATTTTTGGGCTACATATCCTCGGAATTATCCTTTGGATAGTCGGAACACCGCCAGGTTATACCTTTGTCGTAATGTATATAGTAATTATCTTTTATTATATACTGAGATTTATTATGCAGAGAACAGTCCGATCAGCAGTGTTAAAAACAATTCCTGATGCAAATGAAATTATCATTGCTCCAACAATGCGATTTAATCAGTGGCGGCTAGCGATTATTTCTAATAATTATTTCTATGTAGGTCGAGCTTTTAAACGGTCAATTACTATCTTTGATAAATTTCATCGTGTTCCAGTCCCAGACTCCTCCATTATCGTTGCTGCAAGAGCAGATAAAAACATTTCAGCATTTTTATCATTTTCCCCCATCTATCGTTGGGAAATTACTGAGTTTGATGGTTACTACGAAGTGCGTTTTATTGATTTAAGATATAGGAGTAATGGACATTACCCGTTTGTTGCAATCGTTCAACTCGACTTGAATTTAGAAATGATCACGTCATATACTGGTTGGATCTTCAGTGAAGAAAAGCTTAGAAAAAAACTCAATATAGTCACTGATTAA
- a CDS encoding small, acid-soluble spore protein K, with product MRNKAKGFPYGNDNKFEGEPRAKAEFASKRANGTTNTAPQERMRASGAREDGNHNR from the coding sequence ATGCGTAATAAAGCAAAGGGTTTTCCATATGGCAACGACAATAAGTTCGAAGGAGAGCCACGTGCAAAAGCAGAATTTGCATCTAAACGCGCAAACGGCACTACTAACACAGCCCCACAAGAAAGAATGCGTGCTTCAGGTGCCAGAGAAGATGGCAATCATAATCGATAA
- a CDS encoding NERD domain-containing protein, which yields MAQLIKLQDYVSRYENDLSRYPTQFVRLKKQQWEKLKVAWEDGTVPTPDNTIYDISDKETRTKQSFIEKMKGLLKKDLLELSDEEEIKTPIPNGDSEEGQFELSYTLPLQAKTEMELKQAFLDQLLRFQINWASSTITEKSFVDSKYKHDERLQHFLQRFPDSYFLLYEPIFLLKKAPVEAEALLLTPTEIWCCAFIELEENAAYTGSPDHFWIQRSGGRETKVLNPGISASRTEKIIKQLFSLYEVDLPIRKAVISRNGYLDYPDAPGDLIMLDKRSYEDWFQKQRTSGSPLKMMQIRAAKALLEYCQTTSFRRPDWNREIESG from the coding sequence GTGGCACAACTGATTAAACTACAAGACTATGTCTCCCGTTATGAAAATGATTTATCCCGTTATCCTACACAGTTTGTTCGTTTGAAAAAACAACAATGGGAAAAGTTAAAGGTGGCTTGGGAAGACGGGACTGTTCCTACACCTGATAACACTATATATGACATCAGTGATAAGGAGACTAGAACCAAACAAAGCTTCATAGAGAAAATGAAAGGCTTGCTAAAAAAAGACTTGCTAGAATTATCTGATGAAGAAGAAATAAAAACGCCAATTCCAAACGGTGATAGTGAAGAAGGTCAATTTGAACTGTCCTATACATTACCGCTACAAGCAAAAACAGAAATGGAATTAAAACAAGCTTTTCTTGATCAACTCTTACGCTTTCAAATTAATTGGGCTAGCTCTACGATAACAGAAAAATCATTTGTTGATTCGAAATATAAGCATGATGAGAGGTTACAACATTTCCTGCAAAGATTTCCTGATTCGTATTTTCTTCTATATGAACCGATATTTTTGCTGAAAAAGGCTCCAGTTGAGGCTGAGGCGCTTTTACTTACTCCAACTGAGATCTGGTGCTGTGCATTTATTGAATTAGAGGAAAATGCCGCATATACAGGTTCGCCAGATCATTTTTGGATACAAAGATCTGGTGGTAGAGAAACGAAAGTATTAAATCCCGGTATATCAGCTTCAAGAACGGAAAAAATTATTAAACAGCTTTTTTCTTTATACGAAGTGGACTTACCGATTCGAAAAGCGGTTATATCTCGCAATGGTTATTTGGATTATCCCGATGCACCTGGAGATTTAATCATGCTTGATAAACGTTCATACGAAGATTGGTTTCAAAAACAAAGGACTTCTGGATCCCCTCTGAAAATGATGCAGATCCGTGCTGCTAAAGCCCTGCTCGAATATTGCCAGACGACTTCTTTTCGACGTCCTGATTGGAATCGTGAGATTGAGAGTGGATAG
- a CDS encoding YpzG family protein, producing the protein MANNENSHLNRQLTPFNRAWFSPKNMDSQVNGHTQLTQDDIIRQRAAVTKYKK; encoded by the coding sequence ATGGCTAACAACGAGAATTCTCATTTAAATCGTCAGTTAACTCCTTTTAACCGAGCATGGTTTTCACCGAAAAATATGGACTCGCAAGTAAATGGACATACGCAACTAACTCAGGATGACATCATTAGGCAAAGAGCTGCAGTTACAAAGTACAAAAAGTAA
- the pepV gene encoding dipeptidase PepV, which translates to MANIDWNAEVEKRKADLIADLQGLLKIKSVLDDENGTDEAPLGMEVRKALDYLLELGTKDGFTAKNVGNVAGHIEMGNGDGLIGVLCHVDVVPEGDGWSVDPYGGEIKEGKIYARGAIDDKGPTLAAYYAMKIVQELELPLEKRVRMIIGTDEESDWRCVDHYFQEEEMPEMGFAPDADFPIINAEKGIVNFDLVQKVDDVEKNHASITLLAFEAGRRVNMVPDYAKAILDVSKDHTEFMQHFNDFIKTQGLTGKYSVDSGYLIIELEGISAHGMEPDKGKNAGLLLANFLSTFDLDQNGNEFVRAAIQFFFGDSRGRNLGVQYQDEITGELTINVGVMSYNEADGGRFGLNMRYPVTFNLEDGMQTITEKAGKQGFFIEAIKDSAPHHVPKDDELIRTLQSVYEQQTNSKAELLSIGGGTYARSLKSGVAFGALFPGKPDVAHQKDEYMELEDLFRATAIYAQAIYELARLK; encoded by the coding sequence ATGGCTAACATTGATTGGAATGCAGAAGTAGAAAAAAGAAAAGCAGATTTGATTGCAGATTTGCAAGGCTTATTAAAAATTAAAAGTGTACTTGACGACGAAAATGGTACAGATGAAGCACCGCTTGGAATGGAAGTAAGAAAAGCACTTGATTATCTGCTAGAACTTGGCACAAAGGATGGTTTTACAGCTAAAAATGTAGGGAATGTCGCCGGCCATATTGAAATGGGGAATGGCGATGGATTAATTGGGGTGTTATGCCATGTGGACGTTGTCCCCGAAGGTGATGGTTGGTCTGTCGATCCATACGGTGGAGAAATCAAAGAAGGTAAAATTTATGCGCGCGGGGCAATTGATGATAAAGGGCCGACATTGGCTGCTTATTATGCGATGAAAATTGTCCAAGAGCTAGAATTACCACTTGAAAAACGAGTGCGTATGATCATCGGAACAGACGAAGAAAGTGATTGGCGCTGTGTTGACCATTATTTTCAGGAAGAAGAAATGCCAGAAATGGGATTTGCACCTGATGCTGATTTTCCAATTATTAATGCAGAAAAGGGAATTGTAAATTTTGATCTTGTACAAAAAGTAGATGATGTAGAAAAGAATCATGCGAGTATCACGTTGCTAGCTTTTGAAGCTGGTCGGCGTGTCAATATGGTCCCAGATTATGCTAAGGCTATTCTGGATGTAAGTAAAGATCATACGGAATTTATGCAACATTTTAATGACTTTATAAAGACACAAGGATTAACAGGTAAATATTCTGTCGATAGTGGCTACTTAATTATCGAGCTTGAAGGTATATCTGCACACGGAATGGAGCCTGACAAAGGAAAAAATGCTGGTCTCCTTTTAGCGAACTTCCTATCTACCTTTGATCTTGATCAAAACGGAAACGAATTTGTTAGAGCTGCAATTCAATTTTTTTTCGGAGATTCTCGTGGCCGGAATTTGGGAGTACAGTATCAAGATGAAATTACGGGTGAATTAACTATTAATGTAGGGGTTATGTCTTATAATGAAGCAGATGGAGGCCGGTTTGGCTTGAATATGCGCTATCCTGTTACTTTTAACTTGGAGGATGGAATGCAAACCATTACGGAAAAAGCAGGGAAACAAGGTTTTTTCATCGAGGCAATAAAAGATTCCGCACCACATCATGTCCCAAAAGATGACGAGCTTATTCGAACGCTACAATCTGTATATGAGCAACAAACGAATAGTAAAGCAGAGCTTTTATCTATTGGTGGTGGAACTTATGCACGCTCTTTAAAGTCAGGTGTCGCATTTGGCGCACTCTTTCCGGGAAAACCGGATGTAGCCCATCAAAAAGACGAATATATGGAATTAGAAGATTTATTTCGTGCAACAGCTATTTACGCTCAGGCCATTTATGAGCTTGCTCGCTTAAAATAG
- the thpR gene encoding RNA 2',3'-cyclic phosphodiesterase, which produces MSHYFFALVLPNEVKQRLKQINEELQARFPFKNWVHLEDYHITLAFLGHADEPQLQEAIKLSEKAIKNTSTFFLELGTIGIFGPAKAPRILWMGTKEADSLIDVQKRVYQACIHAKFKLDEKPFKSHITLARKWIGANEFLLETNSHDMKFKATEVALFRTNPKNTPKYEKVQSFKLQA; this is translated from the coding sequence ATGTCCCATTATTTTTTTGCATTGGTATTACCAAATGAAGTGAAACAGAGATTAAAGCAAATAAATGAAGAACTCCAAGCCCGTTTTCCGTTTAAAAATTGGGTGCATCTCGAAGACTACCATATTACGCTTGCATTTCTCGGACATGCAGATGAACCTCAGCTTCAAGAAGCAATCAAATTAAGTGAAAAAGCAATAAAAAATACTTCTACATTTTTTCTTGAATTAGGTACAATAGGCATTTTTGGTCCAGCTAAAGCTCCAAGGATTTTATGGATGGGAACAAAAGAGGCTGATTCACTCATCGATGTCCAAAAACGTGTTTATCAAGCTTGTATTCATGCGAAGTTTAAACTTGATGAGAAACCATTTAAATCACATATTACATTAGCACGAAAATGGATAGGTGCTAATGAGTTTCTTCTCGAAACTAATTCCCATGATATGAAATTTAAGGCGACAGAAGTCGCGTTATTTCGAACCAATCCAAAAAATACCCCTAAGTATGAAAAAGTACAATCATTCAAGTTACAAGCTTGA
- the recX gene encoding recombination regulator RecX, with protein MSTITKISTQKNTSDRYNIFLDEKFAFGVDEEVLMRFQLQKGKELTELEITQIQYEDEIRKAFNASINYLSFRMRSESEIRSHLKKKEWEEPVIHAVLLKLNDRQYIDDLAFASAYVRTQVNGGKKGPGTIKQELKQKGIAGHYIEEALSKYDGEQQIDHAIQLGNKVAKQNSSLSERSLKQKIQQYLMTKGFSSDIISIAMEEVEFEKEDDAEWEAMQAQGEKAHRKYKSFSGYEYKQKMKQVLFRKGFAIEMIDRFLQEKEME; from the coding sequence ATGTCAACTATTACAAAAATCTCTACACAAAAAAATACGAGTGACCGATATAACATTTTTTTGGATGAAAAATTCGCCTTTGGCGTAGATGAAGAAGTATTGATGCGATTTCAGCTTCAAAAAGGAAAAGAATTAACAGAACTAGAAATAACACAAATTCAATATGAAGATGAAATCAGAAAAGCATTTAATGCTTCGATCAACTATTTATCATTTCGAATGAGGTCGGAATCAGAAATTCGCTCTCATTTAAAGAAAAAAGAGTGGGAAGAGCCTGTCATCCATGCAGTATTATTGAAATTAAACGACCGGCAATATATAGATGATCTTGCATTTGCTTCTGCTTATGTCCGTACCCAAGTAAACGGTGGGAAAAAAGGACCTGGTACGATTAAGCAAGAATTAAAACAGAAAGGCATTGCAGGTCATTATATCGAAGAAGCATTAAGTAAATATGATGGCGAGCAGCAAATAGATCATGCCATTCAGCTCGGTAATAAAGTAGCGAAACAAAACAGTAGCTTATCTGAAAGATCGCTCAAGCAGAAAATCCAACAATATTTAATGACCAAAGGTTTTTCTTCAGACATTATTTCTATTGCGATGGAAGAAGTTGAATTTGAAAAAGAGGATGATGCAGAGTGGGAAGCAATGCAAGCACAAGGCGAAAAAGCACATCGAAAATATAAAAGCTTTTCTGGTTATGAGTACAAACAAAAAATGAAGCAAGTTTTGTTCCGCAAAGGTTTTGCGATTGAGATGATTGATCGATTTCTGCAAGAAAAAGAAATGGAGTAG
- a CDS encoding YfhE family protein, protein MSKRKDSDTKSTLTTTQEVLYSSEFKRADKAGGYTQDNAEENNLPITKYEINFKGGFYYGTRRSTKNKR, encoded by the coding sequence ATGAGTAAACGTAAAGATTCAGATACTAAAAGTACTTTGACAACAACTCAGGAAGTACTTTATTCCAGCGAATTTAAACGCGCGGATAAAGCCGGTGGTTACACCCAGGATAATGCCGAAGAAAATAACTTGCCAATTACAAAATATGAAATTAACTTCAAAGGAGGTTTTTACTATGGAACGCGAAGATCAACAAAAAACAAGCGATAA
- a CDS encoding YfhH family protein, with translation MDAELEKKEKRYSQMTESELKQEIAQVKEKARKAEQLGIVNEFAVLERKALMAKAYLLDPVDFKPGEIYAVDGDPGVYFKIDYMNGVFAWGYRLNGNGKQEALPISVLK, from the coding sequence ATGGACGCGGAATTGGAAAAAAAAGAAAAAAGATACAGTCAAATGACAGAATCAGAATTAAAACAAGAAATTGCCCAAGTAAAAGAGAAAGCACGAAAGGCGGAACAACTCGGAATTGTTAACGAGTTTGCAGTTTTGGAAAGAAAAGCCCTGATGGCAAAGGCATACTTGCTGGATCCGGTGGATTTCAAACCAGGTGAAATTTATGCAGTTGATGGTGATCCGGGGGTTTATTTTAAAATTGATTATATGAACGGCGTTTTTGCATGGGGATACCGATTAAATGGAAATGGTAAACAAGAAGCGTTACCTATCTCTGTATTAAAGTAA
- a CDS encoding YfhD family protein produces MEREDQQKTSDKNKHKFSQKKSDGLDVEFSEELADNNDKQAMARSKAADNRARK; encoded by the coding sequence ATGGAACGCGAAGATCAACAAAAAACAAGCGATAAGAACAAACACAAGTTTTCGCAGAAAAAATCAGATGGTTTGGATGTAGAATTTTCAGAAGAACTTGCCGACAATAACGACAAACAGGCAATGGCACGATCAAAAGCTGCTGATAATCGAGCAAGGAAGTGA
- a CDS encoding ABC transporter permease translates to MNSQSLLFARLRQNWKFQYGLFKAVVDWTVMLYLVIPSIVIGGAIYRSWWHDIPGWFEGIPYELLFILFFFMLWSGHFHTYVREADGIFLMKNERLLLGLKQGGIIYSYIIELLIAAALAIVIAPFWLNHFYMSKASLILFAFLWVSLKWLLMAVKGRMNIHIRGWRHLLNSLPMFIIAIIIWVVSYQAFFNGYIFGMVGIIILNMIISFIFIKKRFTTVRTFEQDLAIDELEKTKHMNLIFGMSMDIEKMPKPASTRKVPRLYSKSNRIFKKRTPAKGFLELFIKATTRNIEYILGYFKIVGVTTAAIAVLPPMWLKISLVCIGYIFLLSWISSVWHKVIVDHPFTKKYAEDDGYFHGKKVVTIALSIPFTFIIACTFIIRIWFRNLFLFF, encoded by the coding sequence ATGAATAGTCAGTCTTTGTTGTTCGCAAGGCTTCGTCAAAATTGGAAATTCCAATATGGTCTCTTCAAAGCGGTGGTTGATTGGACCGTCATGCTTTATCTTGTCATTCCATCTATAGTAATCGGAGGAGCAATTTACCGTTCATGGTGGCATGACATACCCGGGTGGTTCGAAGGCATACCTTATGAACTATTGTTTATCTTATTCTTTTTTATGTTATGGAGTGGACATTTTCACACATATGTAAGAGAGGCAGACGGTATATTTCTAATGAAAAACGAACGCTTACTATTAGGATTGAAACAAGGCGGTATTATCTATTCCTACATAATAGAATTATTGATTGCAGCGGCCTTAGCTATTGTGATCGCCCCATTTTGGTTGAATCATTTTTATATGAGTAAAGCGAGTCTCATTCTGTTTGCTTTTCTCTGGGTCTCATTGAAGTGGCTTCTTATGGCTGTGAAAGGTAGGATGAATATTCATATAAGAGGATGGAGGCATCTGCTAAATAGTTTGCCAATGTTTATCATTGCAATTATCATTTGGGTTGTAAGTTATCAAGCATTTTTCAATGGATATATCTTTGGCATGGTGGGCATCATTATTTTGAATATGATTATATCATTCATATTCATAAAGAAACGCTTCACGACAGTTAGAACCTTCGAACAAGACCTTGCGATTGACGAGCTGGAAAAAACTAAACATATGAACTTGATTTTTGGTATGTCTATGGATATAGAGAAAATGCCTAAACCTGCATCGACGAGAAAAGTTCCACGACTCTATTCAAAATCCAATCGGATATTTAAGAAGAGAACACCTGCGAAAGGTTTTTTAGAATTATTTATAAAAGCAACGACAAGAAATATAGAATATATTCTTGGTTATTTTAAAATTGTCGGGGTAACAACGGCTGCTATCGCAGTTCTTCCACCAATGTGGTTGAAAATTAGTTTGGTATGTATTGGCTATATATTTTTGCTTAGTTGGATTAGTAGTGTGTGGCATAAAGTAATCGTTGACCATCCATTTACGAAAAAGTATGCAGAAGATGACGGCTATTTTCACGGGAAAAAGGTGGTGACAATAGCACTATCCATTCCCTTCACCTTCATTATTGCTTGTACTTTTATCATTAGAATTTGGTTTCGCAATCTTTTTCTCTTTTTCTGA
- a CDS encoding diacylglycerol/lipid kinase family protein encodes MDRAEPYETLKKLIFIVNPVAKNGFSQKIWYNIERKLDKIPHIVYFTEAKGHATILAKKVAESTNDPLVIIAVGGDGTIHEVLNGAVSHQHISFGYVPTGSGNDFARGYELPVKPEACIDLILRLMNKEASQFDIGFYQGEDGQDGYFVNSIGAGFDAVIAKKANKSPIKKWLNYLSLGNVIYALYLITEVFRYRPDTLELFVDHQRITLDKTWFVTVSNQPYYGGGMQIAPSAQPQDGELSIIVVYQLPKWKLLLVFISVFKGKHLNFKEVATYKGTNIKINFDRPMTSHADGEYIGETPLHIKVCSKKWKLIQDAKCN; translated from the coding sequence GTGGATAGGGCTGAACCTTATGAAACATTGAAAAAATTAATATTTATTGTAAATCCAGTAGCGAAAAATGGCTTTAGCCAAAAAATTTGGTATAATATCGAGAGGAAATTAGATAAAATTCCTCATATTGTATATTTTACTGAAGCAAAAGGTCATGCAACTATACTTGCCAAGAAAGTTGCAGAAAGTACGAATGATCCACTTGTTATAATTGCAGTGGGTGGTGATGGTACTATTCATGAGGTGTTAAATGGGGCAGTTTCCCATCAACATATTAGCTTTGGTTATGTTCCAACTGGTTCTGGAAATGATTTTGCCAGAGGGTATGAACTTCCAGTAAAGCCGGAAGCTTGTATAGATTTAATTCTTAGACTTATGAATAAAGAAGCAAGTCAGTTTGATATTGGTTTCTATCAAGGAGAAGATGGGCAAGATGGTTATTTTGTAAATAGTATAGGAGCGGGCTTCGATGCTGTTATTGCAAAGAAGGCAAATAAATCACCTATTAAAAAGTGGTTGAACTATTTATCACTTGGAAATGTGATTTATGCTCTATATTTAATAACAGAAGTATTTCGCTATCGACCAGATACACTTGAACTTTTCGTCGATCATCAAAGAATTACTCTTGATAAAACGTGGTTTGTCACTGTATCTAATCAGCCGTATTACGGTGGGGGTATGCAAATTGCTCCAAGTGCTCAGCCGCAAGATGGCGAGCTTAGTATTATTGTTGTATATCAATTACCAAAATGGAAATTATTATTAGTTTTTATAAGTGTTTTTAAAGGAAAGCATTTGAATTTTAAAGAAGTAGCAACATATAAAGGGACCAATATTAAAATAAACTTTGATCGACCTATGACGAGTCATGCAGATGGCGAATATATTGGTGAAACACCTTTACATATTAAGGTTTGTTCGAAGAAATGGAAATTAATTCAAGATGCCAAGTGTAACTAA
- the dat gene encoding D-amino-acid transaminase, whose product MEKILLNDQIIDKENAKIDIEDRGYQFGDGVYEVIRIYGGKLFTVNEHLDRFFSSAEKIKIVIPFEKSGLLDLLEQLMKGNGVNNGSVYMQITRGVAMRNHIFPGTDVKPVLTAYTKVVERPESALQDGVGAIVADDIRWLRCDIKSLNLLPNLLAKQHATEQGCYESILHRDGTVTEGSASNAYIVKNGTVKTHPATNLILNGITRQVIASLCKDNNIPFLEEAFSVDELFAADEVFVSSTTSEVMPVIRIDGEVVGNGQPGMLTRKLQALLCEKIGVFN is encoded by the coding sequence ATGGAAAAAATATTATTAAATGATCAAATCATTGACAAAGAGAATGCAAAAATAGATATCGAAGATCGTGGCTATCAATTCGGTGACGGAGTCTATGAAGTAATTCGAATTTACGGTGGAAAGTTATTTACAGTGAATGAGCATTTGGATCGTTTTTTTAGTAGTGCAGAAAAAATTAAAATCGTTATCCCGTTTGAAAAATCGGGGTTGCTCGATTTACTTGAACAATTAATGAAAGGAAATGGCGTAAATAACGGATCAGTATACATGCAAATTACGAGGGGAGTAGCGATGAGAAATCATATTTTCCCAGGAACTGATGTCAAACCTGTACTGACGGCATATACGAAAGTAGTTGAGAGACCAGAATCCGCATTACAAGATGGTGTGGGTGCAATCGTTGCTGATGATATCCGCTGGTTACGCTGCGATATTAAAAGCTTGAATTTATTACCGAATTTACTTGCGAAACAACATGCAACTGAGCAAGGATGTTACGAATCGATTCTTCATCGCGATGGGACGGTCACAGAAGGTTCTGCTTCAAATGCCTATATTGTGAAGAATGGTACGGTTAAAACGCACCCTGCGACAAACCTCATATTAAATGGTATTACTAGGCAAGTGATCGCAAGTCTGTGTAAGGACAATAACATTCCATTTTTAGAAGAGGCATTCAGTGTGGATGAATTATTCGCTGCTGATGAAGTATTTGTATCTAGCACTACATCTGAGGTAATGCCGGTAATACGAATAGATGGAGAGGTAGTTGGCAATGGCCAACCTGGTATGTTAACGAGGAAGCTACAGGCATTATTATGTGAAAAAATTGGTGTATTTAATTAA